The Paramisgurnus dabryanus chromosome 6, PD_genome_1.1, whole genome shotgun sequence genome has a window encoding:
- the dspa gene encoding desmoplakin-A isoform X1 translates to MSMYGSQTRLNQMGRRSNSRPDLTNAGLGAYRSDGAMFAGNGHQSEFNDGYTQTVTQSFSRNSQGGRVGAQTMSSMPLQQRAQILYNQCMNYLQQAQLILENLGPAAEVDKNMIRAVEAMDMLNKCAMDASAVGQAPDMIIRGLEECRGFHADIRNSITGTTIRRTSNTMNTMNSMNAMNTMNTMNTMNTMNTMNTANWEDHSKIIQEAISWINQKKRLIETSPFGEDAETISQQILNHNKFHSSIQRSSEVDRARDEMMQSRDKAGLNSLEQDWDSLQKMSHARSTQLRELQGIIEEISRAIMWVNDREEEELVFDWGDKNIDTYIPQKQEDYSRLMSALEEKEKELNKLKTKVDGLLKNQHPASDKIEAYVDTLQTQWSWLLQITKCIHVHLKENAAYSQFFKEANETYTRLQKEHESFRKRFTCDKNTSLDNLIEMLKHLEKEKERIMESKRQVQTLVSKSKNIVCLKPRNPEEKSSGPVMVKALCDFKQDQKGILNGNTGILKDNSQRSKWLVTGPGGLDMLIPSVCLIIPPPNPLSISVANKNEQYYEAIMSLWSQLYINIKSLVSWQYCMKDIQNINSLTLTMLSQMRPEEYRNIIKSLEMHYQEFTRNSHGSEMFADEDKRMMEQQYTGAQTYYDQLVIQLPNYRDSGMESPGRVVIKSPTGEKKGVKEKEGHKTVIGSVKTVVTNGKTTISSGGGGGAGVGGGAGGGAGVGGGAGVGGLNLRFMSDLSALRYRLETAESGLIQDLHVPLNEKSVQQCSQRLVRLQGVNHDLDTIRDEYLRLREKILRELEGSTNAEQTRFLRTELDHINQKLGNLQSFSAAYIQRLNALQAMLQSVLQAEDIIKVHEARLTEKETSALDPNEVEKYCVTLKNMKAELEQKKGVLKTMESELSKAIQYNSQIGQSYHQCDVDLSRYTELVGQMTDRWRRIVAQIDSRTWDLEKQSKQLNHYKQTSGTINKWMDDTRQRQNSLQITKFNNLEKLMEHLNQQKALYSEIKGKKEKVDDVVTDADTCAASIKDYELQLASYSSGLETLLNIPIKRTMLQSPATELRQEATEMHSRYIELLTHSADYYKFLGEMLKNMEELKMRNTKIELLEEELRRLKDDLKDQTQKNKSLEDNLARFRLELNQSKEQVISLEQVKRTQVIQVNATKDSLDSTQNQLKSLQDELSRLTFAIEEEKRKRRLAEERYTTQQEQYDLTIRKRQTELDDLNQSKNQFERAIKDKEREIERLKMQLEDEASRRSAAESETSKVRSQLSQEISKLKQTYESEINITKTSVLMTTQQKAEESANLKLQLDRLSSEKRDLEEELRKQRLSFSRAEEARKKAEQEALQQRSSVTETTKLKRDMESQIQITIRQKEEIEMRYKAELTEANRAAQDRARQITLLTQNFEEESRKRKALEVEMQSLRQSQTSTTEVINKLKISEQELLVIKRELERQTNERSKSEQNATILQSRMSELQSKVNVLQAELDKERKNTQEELTRRKRIETELEKVNQMCREYTTTITTLRVTQEKESASGRKYDQELRGLRDELDRSQREYKVTVENLTRVNAELKALQQQLIQEQARVREATQRNDSLYKTIEEKSRTLNESTNEIEKLQSLTQNLTKERLRLEEELRTLRMERDDFQRGLSTIESESASRLSAIQFQLQSSNNRALELQELINELTKERESLRVEISQTQKQFSETSLMIQRSETKYKDIMQERDSLLAKLKLLDQDQGKQQRYEDELRRIKVSLESETKQKQRLQDEIDRINKEFMYCKSQYELKESQIRQRESDRDKAERDRASLLSEIQRLTTELRSVEERYKCRMETSEREIRELTRIRQSLEIELQKLQQRPVACPRCSQTKSEGLNITVKGLRSEVSITELVNSNLLDETDLVQIKQGTLTSTDIEDRLKMYLGGSSCIAGIFDEANNRVMPIYQAMKDGLLRRGTTLELLEAQAASGFIIDPVNNVCMTVEEAWRRGLVGQEFKDKLLSAERAVTGYTDPATGKIISLFQAIEKEVIEKGHGIRLLEAQIASGGIIDPKGSHRIDVEVAYQKGYFDHEMNDILSYEGDDTKGFFDPNTHENLTYLQLKKRCITDPKTGLVLLPLKDKKKPQQTTTTQKNTLRKRRVVIVDPDTGKEMTVREAYHRELIDYDTFLELSEQECEWEEITISGSDGSKRVVLVDRKTGCQYDVQDSLDRGIIDKQSLERYRNGTMTLTEFASMITSKTSSSELAICSSSPEDVATCSSPTPSSPTVRKRFASVSITLSPPSDIFDDQSPVGAIFDTETLEKITIPEAQRRGIVDTLTAQRLLEAQVCTGGIINPATGQRLSVKDAIQQSIIDDDMALKLKPAQKAYAGFEDVKAKRKLSAAEAIKEKWLPYDAGQRFLEFQYLTGGLIEPETGRRVTIEEAIRKGWLDGKGAQKLQDTRNYIKNLTCPKTKLKISYKEAMDNCMVEENNGMKMLQATSMSSKGISSPYNVSSSPSSRPGSRAGSRTGSRTGSRRGSVDYSSTVSFSYMTS, encoded by the exons TTGGGACCAGCGGCTGAAGTGGACAAAAACATGATAAGAGCTGTGGAAGCCATGGACATGCTCAATAAATGTGCTATGGATGCAAGTGCTGTCGGTCAAGCTCCTGACATGATAATCAGAGG TCTAGAGGAGTGCCGTGGCTTCCATGCAGATATCCGAAACTCCATCACAGGCACCACTATTAGGAGAACCAGCAACACAATGAACACCATGAACAGCATGAACGCCATGAACACCATGAACACCATGAATACCATGAACACCATGAACACCATGAACACCGCAAACTGGGAGGACCACAGCAAAATTATCCAGGAGGCAATATCATGGATCAACCAGAAAAAG CGCCTCATCGAGACCTCACCCTTTGGCGAGGATGCAGAGACCATCAGCCAACAAATCCTGAATCACAACAAGTTTCACAGTTCAATTCAGAGAAGCAGTGAGGTGGACCGAGCACGAGATGAGatg ATGCAGAGCAGGGATAAGGCTGGACTTAATTCCCTGGAGCAAGACTGGGACAGTTTACAG AAAATGTCCCACGCACGTTCGACCCAACTGCGAGAACTGCAGGGCATCATAGAGGAGATCTCCAGGGCCATCATGTGGGTCAATgacagagaagaagaagaactgGTGTTTGACTGGGGAGACAAAAACATTGATACCTACATCCCCCAAAAACAAGAGGATTACTCA AGACTGATGAGTGCCCTGGAAGAGAAGGAGAAAGAGCTGAACAAACTGAAGACAAAGGTGGACGGCCTTCTAAAGAACCAACACCCAGCATCTGATAAGATAGAG GCTTATGTGGACACATTGCAAACCCAGTGGAGCTGGTTGTTGCAGATTACCAAATGCATTCATGTTCACCTGAAGGAGAACGCTGCTTACAGCCAG TTCTTCAAGGAGGCCAATGAGACGTACACCAGACTCCAGAAAGAACACGAGAGCTTCCGTAAGAGATTCACATGTGACAAGAACACATCACTGGACAACCTCATAGAAATGCTCAAACATCTGGAG AAAGAGAAGGAAAGGATCATGGAGAGTAAGAGGCAAGTACAGACACTGGTCAGCAAGTCCAAAAACATTGTGTGTCTGAAACCTCGCAACCCAGAAGAGAAAAGCAGCGGTCCGGTCATGGTGAAAGCGCTGTGCGACTTTAAACAGGACCAG AAGGGCATCCTGAATGGCAACACGGGCATTCTGAAGGACAACTCCCAGCGCAGTAAGTGGCTTGTGACTGGACCTGGAGGACTGGACATGCTCATACCATCAGTGTGTCTGATCATACCACCGCCCAACCCACTGAGCATCAGCGTGGCCAACAa GAACGAGCAGTACTACGAAGCCATCATGTCGCTCTGGAGTCAGCTGTACATTAACATTAAAAGCCTGGTTTCCTGGCAGTACTGCATGAAGGACATTCAAAATATTAACTCCCTCACACTTACCATG CTCTCCCAAATGCGTCCCGAGGAGTATCGTAACATCATCAAGAGTCTGGAGATGCATTATCAGGAGTTTACGCGTAACAGTCACGGCTCTGAGATGTTTGCGGATGAAGACAAGAGAATGATGGAGCAGCAATACACCGGCGCACAGACATATTATGACCAGTTGGTGATTCAGCTGCCCAACTACA GGGACAGTGGGATGGAAAGCCCGGGGAGGGTGGTGATCAAGTCGCCGACGGGTGAGAAGAAGGGAGTAAAGGAGAAAGAAGGGCATAAAACGGTAATAGGCAGTGTGAAGACGGTGGTGACAAACGGGAAGACGACGATCAGCtcaggaggaggaggaggagcaGGAGTAGGAGGAGGAGCAGGAGGAGGAGCAGGAGTAGGAGGAGGAGCAGGAGTAGGAGGATTAAACCTTCGATTCATGTCAGACCTGAGTGCTCTCCGATACAGACTGGAGACAGCGGAGTCAGGTCTGATTCAAGATCTCCACGTGCCTCTGAATGAGAAGAGCGTACAGCAATGCTCACAAAGACTTGTGCGACTCCAG GGTGTGAATCATGATCTGGACACTATCCGGGACGAATACCTGCGCCTGAGAGAAAAGATTTTGAGAGAGCTGGAGGGCAGCACTAACGCTGAGCAAACCCGCTTTCTGCGCACGGAACTGGACCACATCAACCAGAAACTGGGCAACCTGCAAAGCTTCTCAGCTGCATATATCCAGAG GCTCAATGCTCTTCAAGCTATGCTGCAGAGCGTACTGCAGGCCGAGGACATCATTAAAGTCCACGAAGCCCGTCTGACAGAGAAGGAAACCTCTGCTCTTGATCCAAACGAAGTGGAGAAATACTGTGTGACTCTCAAG AACATGAAAGCTGAGCTGGAGCAGAAGAAAGGTGTTTTGAAGACTATGGAGTCTGAGCTGTCCAAGGCTATCCAGTATAATAGTCAGATCGGCCAGTCTTACCATCAGTGTGACGTTGACCTGTCCAGATACACAGAACTGGTCGGACAGATGACAGACCGGTGGCGTCGAATTGTGGCCCAGATTGATAGCAG GACTTGGGACCTGGAAAAACAGTCGAAACAACTGAATCACTACAAGCAGACAAGTGGCACGATAAACAAATGGATGGATGATACACGTCAGCGTCAAAATTCCCTCCAGATTACTAAATTCAACAATTTGGAGAAACTAATGGAGCACCTGAACCAACAAAAA GCGCTGTATTCTGAGataaaaggaaagaaagaaaaagtggATGATGTGGTTACTGATGCTGACACATGTGCTGCCTCCATCAAG GACTATGAGCTCCAGCTGGCTTCCTACAGTTCAGGTTTGGAGACGCTCCTTAACATTCCCATCAAAAGGACTATGCTGCAGTCTCCAGCGACTGAACTGAGACAGGAG GCAACAGAGATGCATTCACGCTACATAGAGCTCTTGACACACTCGGCTGACTACTACAAGTTTCTTGGGGAGATGCTGAAAAACATGGAGGAATTAAAG ATGCGCAACACTAAAATTGAACTTTTGGAGGAGGAGCTGAGGCGCCTGAAGGATGACCTCAAAGATCAAACCCAAAAGAACAAGTCATTGGAGGATAATCTGGCACGTTTTCGGCTGGAGCTCAACCAGTCTAAAGAACAAGTAATATCTTTGGAGCAGGTGAAGAGAACCCAGGTTATTCAGGTCAATGCTACAAAAGACAGCCTGGACAGCACCCAGAACCAGCTAAAGAGCTTACAAGACGAGTTGTCGCGCCTCACATTTGCTATTGAAGAGGAGAAACGCAAGCGGAGGCTGGCTGAGGAACGATATACCACCCAACAGGAACAGTATGATCTCACTATCCGCAAGAGACAGACGGAACTGGACGATCTCAACCAGTCGAAAAATCAATTTGAAAGGGCCATCAAAGATAAAGAGCGGGAGATCGAAAGGCTTAAAATGCAGCTGGAGGATGAAGCCTCTCGTCGCTCTGCAGCAGAGTCCGAGACCTCAAAGGTAAGATCACAGTTGAGCCAGGAGATTAGTAAACTAAAGCAAACTTATGAATCTGAGATCAACATCACCAAGACCAGTGTGCTCATGACGACACAGCAAAAGGCAGAGGAATCTGCGAACCTGAAACTCCAGTTGGATAGACTAAGTTCAGAGAAGAGAGACCTGGAGGAAGAACTTAGAAAGCAGAGGCTCTCTTTCAGTCGCGCAGAAGAAGCAAGGAAAAAAGCAGAACAGGAGGCACTTCAACAGAGGTCTTCAGTAACAGAGACTACCAAGTTGAAAAGGGATATGGAGTCGCAGATTCAGATCACAATACGTCAAAAAGAAGAGATTGAAATGAGATACAAGGCAGAACTGACAGAGGCTAACAGAGCTGCTCAGGATAGGGCCCGTCAGATTACCTTGTTAACACAGAACTTTGAAGAAGAGTCCAGAAAAAGAAAGGCCCTGGAGGTTGAGATGCAAAGCCTCAGACAATCTCAGACATCCACCACTGAGGTGATTAACAAACTGAAGATCTCCGAGCAAGAGTTGCTGGTCATCAAGCGAGAGCTGGAGAGGCAAACGAACGAGAGGAGCAAGTCGGAACAGAACGCCACCATACTGCAGAGTCGCATGAGTGAACTGCAGTCCAAGGTGAATGTGTTGCAGGCCGAATTGGACAAAGAGAGGAAGAATACACAGGAGGAACTTACAAGGAGAAAGCGAATAGAAACAGAGCTGGAGAAAGTAAATCAAATGTGCCGCGAATACACCACTACCATCACCACTCTACGGGTCACTCAGGAGAAAGAAAGTGCTTCGGGACGCAAGTATGACCAGGAGCTTCGTGGTCTAAGAGACGAACTGGACAGAAGTCAGAGGGAGTATAAGGTTACGGTAGAGAATTTGACCAGGGTGAATGCAGAATTGAAGGCCTTGCAGCAGCAGCTTATACAAGAACAGGCCCGTGTCCGTGAGGCCACTCAACGCAACGATTCTCTCTATAAGACTATAGAGGAGAAGAGTCGTACGCTAAATGAGAGCACCAATGAGATTGAGAAACTGCAGAGCCTCACTCAGAACCTTACCAAAGAACGTCTGCGGCTAGAGGAAGAGCTAAGGACTCTGCGAATGGAAAGGGATGACTTTCAAAGAGGCCTGAGCACCATCGAAAGCGAAAGTGCATCACGATTGTCGGCCATTCAGTTCCAGTTACAATCCAGCAATAACAGGGCACTGGAACTACAAGAACTAATCAATGAACTGACTAAAGAGCGAGAAAGTTTAAGGGTGGAAATTTCTCAAACCCAAAAGCAGTTCTCTGAG ACGTCCCTGATGATCCAAAGGTCTGAGACTAAGTACAAAGATATCATGCAAGAGAGAGACAGTCTTTTGGCCAAACTGAAACTGCTGGACCAGGACCAAGGAAAGCAGCAGCGATATGAAGATGAGCTCAGACGCATTAAAGTCTCATTAGAATCTGAGACCAAACAGAAGCAACGTCTCCAGGATGAAATTGACAGAATTAACAAAGAGTTCATGTACTGCAAAAGCCAATACGAGTTGAAAGAAAGCCAGATCAGGCAGAGAGAGTCAGATAGAGACAAAGCAGAGAGAGACAGGGCTTCCCTACTCAGTGAGATTCAAAGATTGACTACTGAGCTGAGGAGTGTGGAGGAGCGCTACAAGTGTCGTATGGAGACCTCAGAGAGGGAAATTCGGGAGCTTACTCGCATAAGGCAGTCTTTAGAAATAGAATTGCAGAAGTTGCAACAACGTCCAGTCGCATGCCCTAGATGTTCACAGACTAAATCTGAGGGGTTGAATATAACAGTGAAAGGTCTCCGTTCCGAGGTCTCGATTACCGAGCTTGTAAATTCCAACTTGCTCGATGAAACAGATTTGGTTCAAATTAAACAAGGAACACTAACAAGTACAGATATCGAGGACAGGCTCAAAATGTACCTAGGTGGTTCTTCTTGTATCGCTGGTATTTTCGATGAGGCCAATAACAGGGTCATGCCCATTTACCAGGCCATGAAAGATGGTCTACTTCGACGGGGAACCACACTTGAGCTCCTAGAGGCCCAGGCAGCCTCTGGTTTCATAATTGATCCGGTCAACAATGTTTGCATGACAGTAGAGGAAGCATGGAGGAGAGGTCTCGTGGGACAGGAGTTTAAAGACAAACTGCTGTCTGCCGAGCGGGCCGTCACCGGATACACAGACCCCGCAACTGGAAAAATCATCTCACTCTTCCAAGCTATTGAAAAAGAGGTGATAGAAAAGGGTCATGGAATTCGACTGCTGGAGGCTCAGATAGCTAGTGGCGGCATCATCGATCCGAAAGGAAGCCATCGAATTGACGTGGAAGTGGCTTACCAGAAAGGTTACTTTGACCATGAAATGAATGACATTTTGTCATATGAAGGTGATGACACCAAAGGGTTTTTTGACCCCAACACTCATGAAAACCTTACATATCTGCAACTAAAAAAGAGATGCATCACAGATCCTAAGACCGGCCTCGTTCTTTTGCCTCTAAAAGACAAGAAAAAGCCgcagcaaacaacaacaactcaAAAGAACACGCTTCGCAAGAGAAGAGTGGTCATTGTAGACCCCGACACAGGGAAAGAGATGACTGTACGTGAAGCGTATCATCGGGAGTTGATTGACTACGACACTTTCCTGGAACTTTCTGAACAAGAGTGTGAGTGGGAAGAAATCACCATCTCGGGATCTGATGGCAGCAAGCGTGTAGTTCTTGTTGATCGCAAGACTGGATGCCAGTATGATGTTCAAGATTCACTAGACAGGGGCATTATTGATAAACAAAGCTTGGAAAGGTACCGTAATGGAACTATGACTCTCACCGAGTTTGCAAGTATGATCACCAGTAAAACCAGCAGCTCTGAGCTTGCCATCTGCTCCAGCAGTCCTGAAGATGTTGCTACTTGCAGCAGTCCCACCCCATCTTCTCCAACTGTCCGCAAGCGGTTCGCTAGTGTATCCATCACACTCTCACCTCCATCTGATATTTTTGATGACCAGAGCCCTGTGGGAGCCATCTTTGATACAGAGACTCTAGAAAAGATAACCATCCCTGAGGCTCAGCGGCGTGGTATAGTGGACACACTCACTGCTCAAAGGCTCTTGGAAGCTCAAGTTTGTACTGGAGGAATCATAAACCCAGCCACTGGCCAGAGACTCTCTGTGAAAGATGCCATACAACAAAGCATCATTGATGATGACATGgctttaaaactgaaaccaGCACAGAAGGCTTATGCTGGTTTTGAGGATGTGAAGGCCAAAAGGAAACTGTCTGCCGCTGAGGCCATAAAGGAGAAATGGCTGCCTTATGATGCAGGCCAGAGGTTCCTGGAGTTCCAGTATCTGACAGGAGGACTCATAGAGCCAGAAACTGGCCGGCGGGTGACCATCGAAGAAGCCATCCGAAAAGGATGGCTTGATGGTAAAGGTGCACAAAAGCTGCAGGATACGAGGAACTACATTAAGAACCTTACTTGTCCTAAAACCAAGCTTAAAATCTCATACAAAGAGGCAATGGATAACTGCATGGTGGAGGAGAACAATGGTATGAAGATGCTCCAGGCTACTTCTATGTCTTCAAAGGGCATAAGCAGCCCCTACAACGTGTCTTCGAGTCCAAGCTCTCGCCCAGGATCTAGAGCGGGATCTAGAACAGGATCTCGTACTGGCTCACGCAGAGGCAGTGTTGACTACTCCTCTACAGTTAGTTTTAGTTATATGACATCTTAG